Part of the Methanobrevibacter sp. genome, TGAAGCTCGTGGTGGAGCTTCAAAATGTGAAGTTGTTATCAGCGACAGTGAAGTCGATTATCCTAAAGTTCAAAATCCTGATATTTTGGTGGCAATGTCCAATGAGGCCTTACTGAAATATATAGTTGATTTGAAAGATAACGGAACATTGATTGTTGATCCTGGAACAACTGATGTGGAAGATGTCAAAGACTTTATTGAAGAGCATAATATTAAAGTTTATGAAGCTCCTGCAACACAGACAGCTACTGATGAAATTGGACTTAAAATCGTAGCTAATATTGTGATGGTTGGAGCAATTACAAAAATAACTGAAGTAATATCCAAAGAAGCAGCTATGAAAGCTATTGAAGCTAG contains:
- a CDS encoding 2-oxoacid:ferredoxin oxidoreductase subunit gamma produces the protein MRTEIRICGFGGQGVILAGIILGKSASLFDGKEAVQTQSYGPEARGGASKCEVVISDSEVDYPKVQNPDILVAMSNEALLKYIVDLKDNGTLIVDPGTTDVEDVKDFIEEHNIKVYEAPATQTATDEIGLKIVANIVMVGAITKITEVISKEAAMKAIEASVPKGTEEKNIKAFEAGYALAE